The Melanotaenia boesemani isolate fMelBoe1 chromosome 11, fMelBoe1.pri, whole genome shotgun sequence genome includes the window TTCAGTATAACTATATTTAtctaagaataaaaaacaacatttttctttgtctagCCAAACCAAGTCAGACACCCAACATCCAAAGGCCAAGAAGAAGACGTCAAAACCAAGATGGATTTGGCCTTTTCGTTGTTTCAGAGTATGTTTCACAGACTTTCCTGGTGTAAACACATATTTACAAGTCACTGTTAAATCAGTTAAATTCCTTATTCTGTTAGTGCacaaattaatgaaaaactTGTGTGTTTTCCAACAGAGGAATCATCGCGTCTCTCCGGCTGAGAGCACCGATTTCTTGATTACTAACAAAGTAACAGAGATAACAAAGTAaggactgttttaatgtttgcatttattacTAAAATCAGTCTCCAATAAATAACTTTTGAGGACAAtgatttttgtgtttacatttaaaaagactgaATTGATCATATCTGTCATTTGTCTTTCTTACTCTGGTCCAATCCAGCAATTATGAACAGAGTTggcatgaaacatttttaaataaataaataacatttaatattcAAGGGGAGCCCCATATCCAAGAGGGGTCTCTTAGCAAAGTTAAGTTTTTTTAGGTATAGTatactatattatattttatgaatcTGCTTAAAAATTGTGTATCCATAATGAAATTAGCATatttctgcaaccacaaggtctgtttGAATACGTTTGGGGtaaatgtgttactggtgaagccTAAATGAAAATGGCACAAAGCACAAATGAAATCAATTTTAAGCTTAAGGAAAAAGAAGTAAAGGCAGTTTGGACGAGGTCTCTAAAATGGCCATGttggcacagtttggcaccatctgttctcaaagtgCCCAAACTGGGGACCCTCAGGTTACTTCTTTTCAACTTCATTGAGTCGACTGGTTCCAAGGTCCTAAACTAGTTTAGCGTTGTGCTGCTCTGACTAGTTGTTCCTTCTTTCTATGACAGCTCCACTGAAGAGATAACAGGAGAGCAACTCACACAAAAAATGAGTGCATTATTCTCACATCATGACAAGAGGACAACAGTGGAGCAGATCAAGCAAGACAAGTCACCCTTGTCTGCtaagaaaaacaaggagaagCCAGCTGGCAAACTCTGGTTAGTTTTAGATTGTAGCCCTGAATTAGCCTCTTTGTGAGTACTCTAGTCTGTTCTACTTCTCTAATGACCTGTTTCTTCCTCCAGTAGCAGATCGCAGGTGATGGGTGTATCCTCTCGTCTATGTCCATTGTCATACCTGAAAATCAGTTTGTTGGATACAAACTGCACCAGGAACAATTTGGAGTCCCTTTCTGAACCAGAGGAATGTTACTCCCTCCAAAATGACATATTCAATTGGTAAGATATAAAGTTAAGATCCCGATCTCTTGTTACAACAGTTCGTTTTTATATGTCCAGTTACTATAATCATGAAGAATTAATTCATTATCAGCCAGTCATGACAAGAAATTAAGATTTTCACTGCAAGCCTTCATACAGCATTAAGTTTGTGATTAAACTTCTCCTAATATACGATTTATTTAAAACACCTCTCTCCAGGATAAGAACATTATCTAACAAATACAGCTGGAGAACCACCGACCCCCTTGGGTGAGTTTATAACCTTATGAAGCTGCAACAAAACATTCACTCCTGAAAATGCTTGAAGACAATGAGTTCCACTCTGAAGTTGTCAGTAAGAAGTGAAAATGCTAACATCTGTTTGAACCTGTGTTGTTGTGTCAGATTTCCAAACCTCGGGAACACTTGCTATATGAACTCCAGTCTTCAGAGCCTCCTGACATTAAAAGATTTTGTGACGAGCGTCAGTCGTACAGAGCAGATCTGGAGATCAGTTCCTGAGGCTCAACTGCTGAAGTAAAGCAGCGTCGTCACCGTCAAATGTCTCTAGAAGAAAACAATGGGCAAAACACATCTAACCacattcatgttcattttttcccTCTGTGCAGAAAACTGACTGAAATCAGGGACTGTCACAAATCAACTAACTCTGACATCAAGAGTCAACTCCTGCAGTCCTTTAAAGATCTTATCAGTGACCAGAACCCGCAGTTTATGGACAGTTTGCAGAATGTGAGTCAGACAACATTTTGATAATTGTTGCTTAATTCTCGCTTTAGTACACAGTCAATATTCAATTCACTTCAATCTCTATTAAAGACATAAGGTCCAAGATAAAAGAAATGATCTATTTCAATATCTAAATACttctgtgtgattgtgtgtgttcaGGACGCCCATGAGTTCCTGATCTCGATCCTGACACACATGGAGAGTCTGTCTCCTCTGCTTCAACGGACCGCAGCGGGCCTGGGCAGAAGCTATACCTGTCCAGTGGAAGACAACTTTGGATTTAAAATGGAGTACACCAGAACATGCAAAAAGTAAGACACCGTTCAACACCATGCAATCTGTCAGAGATGCAAGTTAGATATTCTGATGTTTACCCATGTGGATCCCTTATAATAGTCTTATCTAGGTTGGGTTTTGACCAGTACAGCTGACTTTTAATGTATGTGCAGGTGTGGAGTTCAATCAGTCAGACAGGAACAATTTACTAATCTGTCTCTGGACCTGGTTCCTGGAGGGTGTATTGAAGACATGCTTGAAAAATATCTTCTGGTAAGATTCACCAGTCCTCACTGAGCCGCCATCACAGATCTGATgtgtcatgtttgctgtttgctgACAGTAAATTTCTGACATGTATTGTTGTCTCTGTGCTGCTCTGTAGGAGGTGGAGCTGGAATACAGCTGTGAGTGCGGAGGAAAGTCATCAGGCCAGACTTTGACCTTTGCATCCCTGCCAAAGTGAGTGGCGTCCCCCATATTTCAGAAAACTGTGGTTCACCGACCCTTTTTAGTTCTTCCTAATAATGTAACAATCAAATAAATGCCTACAACATTCACccatatgtgtttatatatttatcctACAGAACATTTATCATACATCTTAAGCGTTTTTGCTACACTCCATCCTTCAACCTGCAGAAAATCTATGACCCTGTGCAGATACAGAGGGACATAGTTGTGTCATCTAAAATGGTAAAGAAACACAGACCATAACAGGGAACAGATACATTGTGATGGTGTGAAAAGGAAGAAATGGACTGTTTGTCCTGCTCTGTGTGCTGAAGGTCACTCATTAACTGTTTCTTCTCAGGGTGGTGGCTGTTTCAGTCTGGTCAGCGCCATCAGTCATTCAGGCAGTATTGAAGAAGGTAAGCAAATCCCAACCTGACATGTAACAGATGTTTGTCAGAAACATTTAATTCTGTTAAATCCCTTTGAAAATCTATGGTTAGGACTCTTTGCCTACTGTACTGAATAAGATTGATATGCCacttttttaatgaacagttctGCTGGGATGATTTCACTCCcttacaaatgaataaaatctctCCTGTTAGGACACTACATCTGTGACAGCATCGACCCAGAAGACTGTCCACTGGAGCCAACTGACCACTGGCTTACTTTCAATGACTCAACGGTCCTTAAAACATCTGGCTGGGACGTTTGCAAGAAAAGGCAGGAGCTGGCGTACATCCTTTTCTATCGGAGACATGTAAGAAAACGTTATCACGTCCTAAACTGTGAGAAAGAGAGTGAGATGGAGAAAGAAGGCATCAAAATAACCAACACAATACTTGACACATTTCTAAAggtattttctctattttcagaTCTAGAACTGGATGTagaaagggggtgggggggcagaAGATCCAGCCACAGCAACAAACAACCATAAGTAAAGTGTCAGAGACCAGCTGCACAAAGTAACTCTTGAGGCTAAATCCCATTTTACCAGAGAAATTCACTCATAAGTTTATTTAGTAACTTTGCTCCTCAAAAATGATCACCACAAGAGGGCAGAGCTTTACCAGATGGGATATGTTCTCTCCCAATCCCatttaatgtttgattcattcattcatttataaataaataacatcgtCTCCCTCACCAAGCTTTTAAAAGATGAGAGTGGAGTGGTATAAAAGAACTGACCTTtagtttctgctgcagcagtttGCAATAGAAATGTAGAAATGATAGTTAAAAGAGTTAAAAGTACAACATTGTTGTATAAATGTAATAGAGTGAAAAAGACAAGTTCCTCTAAACCTAATACTCCAGCTGagtacacatatttaaaaatgtacttattacagtaaataaaatttacttcaTTACTATCTACTCTGGtagaataaaatgataatatacatttaaaaaaatagcatCTTAGAGTGCTTTGTACAACTGGTTCCTGGATCCCTTGTACCATGGAGCAGCCATGGGACGACAGAAGGTAAGTTTTTCATTATGGAAGATTCCCCTGTGGCAAAGAGCAGCTAAGCCCCCCCACTATCAACCCTCCTGATGAAGAAACATCTGGGGCAACAGAAGATGAAGTCCCCccctccacacatacacacacacacacacacacacattttagaGATGACAAGCCAAAAAAAGATGAAGGCAGTCAAAAGATCTTGTCATagagaaaacattcatttctatTCTTGTCCTTTTGGTTCTCAGTGCTACATGTGATACCAATGTTGTGTTTCAGAGGATTAGACATATTATTGTCCTCAAATCAATCACATTAAGtattaatttgtaatttttgacACATAAAGTTCTTATTAACAAAGCACCATTATATCTTAAAGATGCCATAGTTCCATATAGTCCCAACAGAGTACTTTGCTCTTAGACTGTAGGCTTGTGGttcataaagtttttaaaagtagaatgggagggaGAAAATTTGGATATTAATCCCATGTCTTGTCAGACTTCCTCTCAGTTTGGGTTCAAGAAGCAAATACCTTCTCTACATGTAgattaagtttaaaatattcctttttGATAAACCTCATAATAAGAACAGGTTTGGTTGACCCTTGACCTTCCCTTTAGTTATGATGGTATAGGTTTAAGCTGCTCAGGACATCCCATGATTCACTGACTGCCTCTATACTCACACTCATGTTTTCACTCTTGAATTTCCATTTGCATATGACAGTACTGATAATACCAAATGAAGATAATGatatctttgttgtttgtttttcttaaggaTGTCTGGTAGTAAGGAGCAGACAGGAAAATGGACAGAGAGAGGGGAACGGCATGAAGAAGGACTCCAGCCCAAACTCAGACCTGGTTCAACTGCAATGAAGACTCAAAACCTTCGTCATCAActtgtgtttctctcttttctttctcagcaggtgtcGCCAGATCTCAGAGTTCTTGTGCTTGTATGTTCCTCTTTCCTATCCGCTCCACCCCCAAccggtcgaggcagatggccgcccttcctgagcctggttctgctggaggtttcttcctgttaaaagggagtttttcctctccactgtcgccGTGTGCTTGCTCAGGAAGGGAGATTAAATCAAACTGATCTAATCTGTTGGATTCCTTAGataggaaattatttttatgaattagctaataaaaaaaatgtaattcaatTGTGTGtctggatttcttttgtttttatttgtatcaaTCAATGTACAAAAATGCTGACACAAgcctaattttaaaaaatatctaaatattaactttaatttGAAAATTTTAGAAACGCATTGATTTAAAAGTGAAcacatgtttaagaaaaaactgACACTTGATACGTCACAGTAGGTTTTTAACACGACACAAAAGATTTCAGTCTTCAGATTTAAGTTTGTTTGTTGAACTGTGGTGTGGTGGCCAGCAACTGTTCTTTAACAGACACAATACAAAAAACGTACAGTCTCTCTCAACCTGATATCATAGATGCTGTCACCATACAAACTACTAAAACCAGCCTTTTCCCTAAAATCactgctgctctgctctgctCACACTGCTATTGGGAATGGAAAagtcaaaaacacaaaggatTAATCTTCTTTATTCGTCCTGTTTCACTGCATCTCTGCACAAAGTTTTCAGAAAGTCCTTTTCTCTTTGCTCCTGGTACTGATGCTCTCTGACCAGGCGAGCCTCCACAATAATTTCTTTCTCCCTACGTATCTGCATTAACTGAGCAACCAAATGCTGTTCCCACTTAGCCTTACATGTCAGGTGTTGTACCAGTTGCTCCTCTTGTTGCGTCTCCTGCAGCAGAACATGCAGATTTATTAACTGATTTAGGgcttaaaagaaaagcataaaataacagGCAGCATGAGGTTAAAAATCCACCCACATCTCCAGTTCTGCATGTCCTATCTTTTAGTGGAAAATGCTAAAGCATAAATCTTAAGATTCTGTAATGTTTAAGGGAGGGAATTTATGAAACTTCCTTCATAACGCCTTGTTATGTGTAAAACAattcagtgagtgtgtgtgtcatacTTGGACCGAACACATGATCCTTTCAAGTAAAATTGTACACATTGAGAAAaactctgtgttttcttttgattgAAGGTTTATTGGTGTTAGTGCTGGGAAGAATTTCCCTAACAAAATCTTTGGTTGGAACTGCAGCTTCCTTCTTGAGTTCATGAAATCAGAAACAGGAGCAAAATGTTGGTTTAGTCTCCATTTAGTGGTGATCACAGCAAGAAACATGAGTCACACAATTACATGATGAAGatattttaggattttatttcAGAAGTCATTTAATATCAAACTGAAAGTTTTTGAATAAAGTTTCCTGGTTGGAAAACTTTTACAATAATCTTCACCTCTCATACACGGTGTTTGCATAATgcagctgcaaaataaaaagactcatgtttccagctgtgtgtgtccagactctttaaacatttctctgtcAACATGATTGAAGCAGGTGAACTTAGAAAACTTTATGAAGAATGAATATACTGCTGAAAACCtccgatttatgctttattttacacagaacATTTAATAGTAAACAAACATCCAGTGGAGGAGAAATAAAGTGAAACTTTCTCCTCATTAGGcctgattttagtttttaaagatgtaaaactttatttctcacattttcagctcttcAACATCCACCAGAGCGATCTATAAATGATGATTGTTCTGAGATTTTTTACTTATGGATAAATCTAAGTGAGAATGTTAATACCTGGAATTTATTGATCTGAATAAAATCATAGCAACAAAGTTCAGACATAAAATCATGAGCAGAAGTTTCCACGTTCaataaggtaaaataaaataaagtaaaacaaaactttggcTCCAATTATTTCACAGGATGAAATtttattatctttctttttctgtagtttAAAAATGTGACGTTATTCATTGAAGTTAAttacaaacaagaagaaaatgaatatatttacAAACTAATGACACAGTTGGatgaaaaacttctaaagaagaagaaataattataaatcagACAGGCTGCTAACCACATTAAAAAGCTCATATTTCCAACATCAGATTTTTACCTGATGTGTTGCAGTTTTTGTATTTAGTaaactctttgtttctttgcgtctctgctgtttttcttcgtGTAATATAACAGAGTTCATGAAGAGGTGATGTTAATGATTctacacataaatacacatttgGGTGGTAAGAAAATATTGATATGAAGAAAATCATTTAAGAAGCTTTGAATCTGTTTTAGTATAAAGATTAAATCAGACTGCTgatttgtttcagtttaaaaacgtataaaaatctgaaaactattaatgaacaattatttaTGATGGTAAAAGTTTGAACATCTGattcatttttctgaaaatctcaGTGAAACGAgtttgacagattttgatttCAGAGGTTTTGGCTTCTCCAGctggacaaagaaagaaaatatgggAAGAGTTTCTCAGTGAAAGTGTCTCTGTGAGTGCAGATGTGAGTCATGTCTTCAGGGTTGTAGAAGGACCCCTCCCCCCTGTCATAGTCCAGCTGGACTCTGATCCTCtggagcagtggttcccaacctattttccttgtggaccccttcatgcaaatattgAAAAGCCATGGATCCCCTACCCCACCATGTGCTAAAATcatacttggttttatgctttcaaaagtgagattctcaccatacataatgtattctggctgagtcctgtcctttgataaagccaaagttaaattaacaatataTAATCATacttgttttcctgtaaatagGGACAGTGTGTGGACATTGATCACAATAGCTCCTCAGGAACCTCCTATGCTCTTTAGGGGACCCTCTTGGGAgttcccggaccccaggttggggaCCTCAGCTCTGGAGATTCTTCTTCACTGTGACAGTCAACACCATTAGTGTATTTTCCATCACCATGCCATGAACACCAGATTCCATGTTTGGAGAAGCATAACTCTCCCTTCCTGTCAACAGACTCCTTTCATACACCAATATTCCAGTCCGGATGATCTCCCACCTCCTCCCAGCTGTGTTTCCCTGAGCTGAAGCTTTCAGGGGTTTAGTTAGTGTTTCTCTCTGGATTATCAGCAAGCTGCTGCAATGTGTCTCCATTTCTCTCACTGGTCAGATGATCAGACAGATAGATGCATGGGTTTGCAGTGTGACGGGACTGAAGTAGACCTGCTTCTCTGTGGACAACAGCTGCTTTTTGCTGTGTTGAATCCTTGTATGTTTCCTCcaattttttcacatttattcttCTTGCCCTGCAGAGACTTTAAGTCTGATTTCAACTTCCTCTTCACTGACAATATAATTTAGACTCTTCTTGATGTTTGTCACAGACTTCACCTTAACTCAGGTAATCCTGAGAaaagtttttgtatttttctgttgcGCTCTCCCACCGTGCAAAGATCTCAGCTTCTTATGATTTTTACGATCTATATTAATTTCCTTTTACTTCAAATTGGACATGAATGtcagaaatgctgcaaatgCATGATAGCCAAAAGCAGACTGAGGGAGGAAGGGATGTGCTCACTGATGACATCATAGGAGACTAGAAATTCAACATTAAAGTAACTAAAAGCTTCCAAAATGATGCTCAacgaaaaatgaaataaaagacaataagattaaaacaatttaaagaaaaaagaataaaggaaaaaacctaaaaatgaagGACATTTGATGGATTACATACTTTTTTCTACATGTTACACATATAGTAACAAGCagctaataataaaacatgctcCTTCAACAACTAAATACCAGAACAAAAAGACAATACAGATGAGACATTATGTTTCCATCATGTATCTGTTCAATATAATATTTCTGAatagctttttaaatttatttatcacTACACATGATTTCATGGAAATTTCTCAAGACAATTCATAATGAGTTTTGGTCGTGTGTGTAGCCTCCATGTGCTTGTATGTGTTCCCTGCAAcatctgggcatgctcctgatgagatgATGGATGTTCTCCTGAAGGATCTCCTTCCAAACCTGGATCAAGGCATTAGTCAACCCCTGGACAGTATGTGGTACGATGTGGTGGTGGTTAATGGAATGAGATatgatgtcccagaggtgctcaagtggattcaggtctggtgaatgAACAGgtcagtccatagcatcaatgccttcttcatgcaggaactgctgacacactccaaaCTGGTCTTGCTGGAgcatgttgcaggcagcagaacgttctccactgcatcttcaaactttctcatgtctgtcacatgttctcagtgtgaacctgctcttATAAGTGCGACAATGATGAATCTGCCAatcctggtgttctctggcaaatgtcAAATCAGGCTGCATCGTGTTGGGCTGTGAGCACGGGCCTCCACTTGTGGAAGTTGGGCCCTCATACCATCCTCAtagagtctgtttctgactcaACGTGCACATTAGTGGCTTACTGGAGGTAATTTGGTAGGCTCTGGTAGTGCTCATCATGTTCCTCCTTGTACAAAGAAGCAGATAGcagtactggcctgtctcctggtatctccTCCATGTTCTTGACACTGTGTTtagagacacagcaaaccttcttgccacagcgaTGTGGcctcctggatgagctgcactacctgagcatCTTATGTGGGATTCAGACAATCGTCTCATGTTACCTCTAGTGGGGAGCAGACTGGCTAAATGCAAACGTGACCAAAGATCAgccagaaagaaagaagacagggaaatggtctcaccacctgcaggacccaTTATAGAGGTTGTCTTGCtgacaaatttgctctgccaaggggaggttcatggatataaggctcctcttgatgatcTGATTCAtctatttactgttatttatttactttgaattatggaaccTATGTAATCTTGccggacctgaccggaggggacagaaaaagcaaaatgcaaagcagaaagaagaaagaggagacaaaaacacaacaaatagaaggcaatgacccttcaatccaagcTTTCACCAGTCAACAAATTGCTCCACttgaacagaaacacaccagaaaatttcctactgcttttacagaaaaaacagagctgacagtaatcgatttcttaaataataaccaaaaaggtaaaaaaaaacaaacattacaaacgtacagagaaaaacaaaattatctcTTAACGTATagacccactggacaactcagtgactgtgtcagcatgcaaagTATGAGGAATGTG containing:
- the LOC121648564 gene encoding ubiquitin carboxyl-terminal hydrolase 8-like, with the protein product MLEKYLLEVELEYSCECGGKSSGQTLTFASLPKTFIIHLKRFCYTPSFNLQKIYDPVQIQRDIVVSSKMGGGCFSLVSAISHSGSIEEGHYICDSIDPEDCPLEPTDHWLTFNDSTVLKTSGWDVCKKRQELAYILFYRRHI